From Mycolicibacterium nivoides, a single genomic window includes:
- the arsB gene encoding ACR3 family arsenite efflux transporter, with protein sequence MNQVAPARLSTLDRLLPVWIAVAMAVGLLLGKLVPGVNTALNHVQIDGISLPIALGLLIMMYPVLAKVRYDRLDRVTGDRKLLISSLILNWVLGPALMFALAWLFLPDLPEYRTGLIIVGLARCIAMVIIWNDLACGDREAAAVLVALNSVFQVLMFAVLGWFYLSVLPGWLGLEQARIDTSPWQIAKSVIIFLGIPLLAGYLSRRIGESAKGRDWYESTFLPRIGPWALYGLLFTIVVLFALQGDQIAGRPWDVARIALPLLAYFAIMWGGGYALGAVLGLGYERTTTLAFTAAGNNFELAIAVAIATYGATSGQALAGVVGPLIEVPVLVALVYVSLGLRRRFATVGDTKPVRIR encoded by the coding sequence GTGAACCAGGTTGCCCCCGCGCGGCTTTCCACGCTCGACCGGCTGCTACCGGTGTGGATCGCCGTGGCGATGGCCGTGGGCCTGCTGCTCGGAAAGCTCGTTCCAGGAGTCAACACCGCACTGAATCACGTTCAGATCGACGGCATCTCGCTGCCGATCGCACTGGGCCTGCTGATCATGATGTACCCGGTCCTGGCGAAGGTCCGCTACGACCGGCTCGACCGCGTGACCGGTGATCGCAAGCTGTTGATCAGCTCGCTGATCCTCAACTGGGTGCTGGGTCCCGCCCTGATGTTCGCGCTGGCCTGGCTCTTTCTGCCCGATCTGCCCGAGTACCGAACGGGTCTCATCATCGTCGGTCTGGCCCGTTGCATCGCCATGGTCATCATCTGGAACGACCTGGCCTGCGGCGACCGCGAGGCCGCCGCGGTACTGGTCGCCCTCAATTCGGTTTTTCAAGTGCTCATGTTCGCGGTGCTCGGCTGGTTCTACTTGTCGGTTCTGCCCGGCTGGCTCGGCCTGGAGCAAGCCCGCATCGACACATCACCATGGCAGATCGCCAAGTCGGTGATCATCTTCCTGGGTATTCCGCTGCTGGCCGGCTACCTGTCGCGCCGCATCGGTGAATCCGCGAAAGGCCGGGACTGGTACGAATCGACGTTCCTGCCCCGTATCGGCCCATGGGCCCTGTACGGACTGCTGTTCACCATCGTCGTGCTGTTCGCGCTCCAGGGCGACCAGATCGCCGGCCGTCCGTGGGACGTCGCACGCATCGCGCTGCCGCTGCTGGCCTACTTCGCGATCATGTGGGGTGGCGGATACGCACTGGGAGCGGTCCTGGGGCTGGGCTACGAGCGCACCACCACTCTCGCGTTCACAGCCGCGGGCAACAACTTCGAACTGGCCATCGCGGTGGCGATCGCGACGTACGGGGCGACCTCCGGCCAGGCTCTGGCAGGTGTGGTCGGCCCGCTCATCGAAGTGCCCGTACTCGTGGCACTGGTCTACGTGTCCCTGGGTCTGCGACGCCGGTTCGCCACCGTGGGTGACACCAAACCCG